In Hahella sp. KA22, one genomic interval encodes:
- a CDS encoding helix-turn-helix domain-containing protein has protein sequence MYTWNDKPYRCPVEIAFAAVGGKWKCLILWHLHLGKMRFKELERIVPGVSQKMLTQQLKEMERDGLIVKTVFPEIPPKVEYELTERGHSIFPILEQMHEWAIAQFDLKKSAEEE, from the coding sequence ATGTATACCTGGAATGACAAACCCTATCGATGCCCGGTGGAGATCGCCTTTGCGGCGGTGGGCGGTAAATGGAAGTGCCTGATACTGTGGCATCTGCATTTGGGCAAAATGCGGTTCAAGGAACTGGAGCGGATTGTGCCCGGAGTCAGTCAGAAAATGTTGACGCAACAACTCAAGGAAATGGAGCGCGACGGCCTCATTGTGAAGACGGTGTTCCCGGAAATTCCCCCCAAGGTGGAGTATGAGCTGACGGAGCGTGGTCACAGCATCTTTCCCATTCTGGAGCAGATGCATGAATGGGCCATTGCGCAGTTTGACCTGAAAAAATCTGCGGAAGAGGAATAG
- a CDS encoding MerR family transcriptional regulator, translated as MTGLQLKVSEMAKRSGVTADTVRFYTKQGLLKPKRDPDNGYQLYDRDDLQKLIFAKKARQLGFSVKEINQIMAQAEDHHSPCPMVRRLFEEKFAEVERQIAELSQLKVRMQEAMSAWEHMPDGDPNGHTICRLIEYWEQESNL; from the coding sequence ATGACGGGTTTACAACTGAAAGTCAGCGAGATGGCGAAACGCAGCGGCGTAACCGCAGACACCGTGCGCTTCTACACCAAGCAGGGCCTGTTAAAGCCCAAGCGCGATCCGGACAATGGTTACCAGCTCTATGACCGGGACGACCTGCAAAAGCTGATCTTCGCCAAAAAGGCGCGGCAATTGGGTTTCAGCGTGAAAGAGATCAATCAGATCATGGCGCAGGCGGAGGACCATCATTCTCCCTGTCCCATGGTGCGACGCTTATTTGAGGAAAAGTTCGCTGAAGTGGAACGCCAGATCGCCGAACTCTCTCAGCTCAAAGTCCGCATGCAGGAGGCGATGAGCGCCTGGGAGCACATGCCTGACGGCGATCCCAACGGCCATACCATCTGCCGACTGATCGAATATTGGGAACAAGAATCCAACTTATAA